One Halostagnicola kamekurae DNA segment encodes these proteins:
- the pyrI gene encoding aspartate carbamoyltransferase regulatory subunit, producing the protein MSNDERENDARGEPTDSGETDTRGTGHAHDHELRVSKIQNGTVIDHVRSGQALNVLAVLGIDGSEGEEISIGMNVPSDRFARKDIIKVEDRELSQDEVDVLTLIAPDATINIVREYEVVEKSRVDRPDVVEGVLSCSNSGCITTGDEPVTSKFDVLEDAVRCAYCETIFREDIPALIDT; encoded by the coding sequence ATGAGTAACGACGAACGCGAAAACGACGCACGCGGCGAACCCACCGACTCCGGCGAGACCGACACTCGCGGAACCGGTCACGCACACGACCACGAACTTCGAGTCAGCAAAATCCAGAACGGGACGGTGATCGACCACGTTCGGAGCGGACAGGCGCTGAACGTTCTCGCCGTGCTCGGTATCGACGGGAGCGAGGGCGAGGAGATATCCATCGGGATGAACGTCCCGTCAGACCGATTCGCCAGGAAGGACATAATCAAGGTCGAGGATCGAGAGCTGAGTCAGGACGAGGTGGACGTGCTCACGCTCATCGCGCCCGACGCGACGATCAACATCGTTCGCGAGTACGAAGTCGTCGAAAAGTCCCGCGTCGATCGGCCCGACGTCGTCGAGGGCGTGCTCTCGTGTTCGAACTCGGGGTGTATCACGACCGGCGACGAACCGGTCACCTCGAAGTTCGACGTGCTCGAGGACGCCGTTCGCTGTGCGTACTGCGAGACGATTTTCCGAGAGGACATTCCGGCGTTGATCGACACCTGA
- the pyrB gene encoding aspartate carbamoyltransferase, whose protein sequence is MRHDHLITSKQLSRADIETVLDHAAEIDADRSAVADKYADRLLGLLFFEPSTRTKLSFETAMKRLGGDVIDMGSVDSSSVTKGESLADTIRVIEGYADALVLRHPKQGAATMASEFVDVPLVNAGDGAGHHPTQTMLDLYTIRENAGLDDLTIGIMGDLKYGRTVHSLAHALTKFDAQQHFISPDSLALPREVVYDLHQEGASIREHDALEEVLPSLDVLYVTRIQRERFPDENEYQKVAGEYQIGPDSLSSASDDLTIMHPLPRVDEIAPEVDDTEYAAYFEQAHNGVPVRMALLDLLLGDSDE, encoded by the coding sequence ATGCGACACGATCACCTCATCACGAGCAAACAACTGTCGCGGGCGGATATCGAGACCGTCCTCGATCACGCAGCCGAGATCGACGCCGACAGGTCGGCCGTCGCCGACAAATACGCCGATCGGCTCCTCGGCTTGCTCTTTTTCGAACCGAGCACGCGGACGAAACTCAGCTTCGAGACCGCCATGAAACGTCTCGGCGGGGACGTCATCGACATGGGTTCGGTCGACTCCTCGAGCGTGACCAAAGGCGAGAGCCTCGCGGACACGATCCGCGTTATCGAAGGCTACGCCGACGCGCTCGTTCTTCGCCACCCGAAACAGGGTGCGGCGACGATGGCGAGCGAGTTCGTCGACGTGCCGCTGGTAAACGCCGGGGACGGAGCGGGTCATCACCCGACCCAGACGATGCTCGATCTGTACACAATCAGGGAGAACGCGGGGCTCGACGACCTGACGATCGGCATCATGGGCGACCTGAAATACGGCCGAACCGTCCACTCGCTGGCACATGCGCTCACGAAATTCGACGCACAGCAACACTTCATCAGTCCCGACAGCCTCGCGCTCCCGCGGGAGGTCGTCTACGACCTCCACCAGGAGGGGGCGTCGATCCGAGAACACGACGCCCTCGAGGAGGTCCTGCCCTCGCTCGACGTCCTCTACGTGACGCGGATTCAGCGCGAACGGTTCCCGGACGAAAACGAGTACCAGAAAGTCGCCGGCGAGTACCAGATCGGTCCCGACTCGCTCTCGAGCGCATCGGACGACCTGACGATCATGCATCCGCTGCCCCGGGTCGACGAAATCGCACCCGAAGTCGACGACACCGAGTACGCGGCCTACTTCGAGCAAGCCCACAACGGCGTCCCCGTTCGAATGGCGTTGCTCGATCTCCTCCTAGGTGATTCAGATGAGTAA
- a CDS encoding DUF7125 family protein, translating to MIAIAGSKGGCGKTTTALGLAKALERAGNRTIAVDTDRQLPNLHTVARVDREPTVDRSPQSESLVDVAQPVAEHSNARVLPAPIESGSATMRAQLRELSTEAADIVLDCPSGAGPDLADPLAAAHVAVVVTTATDESLTAAAKTIAIARRLETPVAGTVLSGAKTVPDRYDERIDAPVLATVPPVDDPLDSSSARDAYDALADALVSEGYLSQESSERDRPTGRLATGIESLDRTLEGGIAPGSLVALSAAAASQSELLLYELTSARPTVYLTTERSVDAVARALESTCATVGDPSLKSIGDETPLEDVGRFLADLPDGSNLIVDTMDVLERAETTAYVEFLGELADRLESTGSVGYLHCLKGIAEPENRTRTEHAADVVLDLATDRSSPDHTLAVPKRRRGPQPATAISLELTDGVEVDTSRDIA from the coding sequence ATGATCGCAATCGCCGGATCGAAAGGTGGCTGTGGCAAGACGACGACGGCGCTCGGGCTCGCGAAGGCGCTCGAGCGCGCCGGAAACCGTACGATCGCCGTCGATACGGATCGGCAGTTACCGAACCTCCACACCGTCGCTCGCGTCGACCGAGAGCCGACCGTCGATCGATCGCCGCAGAGCGAATCCCTCGTCGACGTCGCTCAGCCCGTTGCCGAGCACTCGAACGCGCGCGTCCTCCCGGCACCGATCGAGTCCGGCTCCGCGACGATGCGAGCACAACTCCGGGAACTGAGCACCGAAGCGGCCGATATCGTCCTCGATTGTCCGTCGGGTGCGGGACCCGACCTCGCGGATCCGCTCGCTGCTGCCCACGTCGCCGTCGTCGTAACTACCGCCACTGACGAGAGCCTGACAGCCGCGGCCAAGACGATCGCCATCGCGCGTCGACTCGAGACGCCCGTCGCCGGGACGGTGCTTTCGGGAGCCAAGACGGTGCCGGATCGGTACGACGAGCGGATCGACGCGCCGGTCCTCGCGACCGTCCCGCCGGTGGACGATCCCCTCGATTCGAGTTCCGCTCGCGACGCCTACGACGCGCTGGCCGACGCGCTGGTATCGGAGGGGTATCTCTCACAGGAGTCCTCGGAACGGGACCGACCGACCGGTCGGCTCGCGACCGGCATCGAGAGCCTCGACAGAACGCTCGAGGGCGGAATCGCTCCCGGCTCGCTCGTCGCCCTCAGCGCCGCCGCGGCGAGCCAGTCCGAACTGCTGTTGTACGAACTCACGTCGGCCCGGCCAACGGTGTATCTCACGACCGAACGATCCGTCGACGCCGTCGCTCGCGCGCTCGAGTCGACGTGCGCGACAGTCGGCGATCCATCCCTGAAATCGATCGGCGACGAGACGCCGCTCGAAGACGTCGGTCGCTTCCTGGCGGACCTTCCGGACGGATCGAATCTGATCGTCGATACGATGGACGTCCTCGAGCGCGCGGAGACGACGGCCTACGTCGAGTTTCTCGGCGAACTCGCCGACCGACTGGAATCGACCGGAAGCGTCGGCTACCTGCACTGTCTGAAGGGAATCGCAGAGCCCGAAAACCGCACGCGGACCGAACACGCCGCCGACGTCGTTCTCGACCTCGCAACCGATCGTTCGAGTCCCGACCACACGCTGGCGGTTCCGAAGCGTCGGCGCGGGCCGCAACCGGCGACGGCGATCAGCCTCGAGCTTACAGACGGGGTCGAGGTCGATACCAGCCGGGACATCGCCTAG
- a CDS encoding FKBP-type peptidyl-prolyl cis-trans isomerase — protein sequence MTEDQEAELDEQADDVDEESEEETAEGLQNGDFVEIAYTARTVEEGQLVDTTDPEVAEEEGVDDQDQEFEPRTIVLGEGHIFEGVEEAITGGEAGDEGSVTISAEEAFGEYDPDDVQTVSADKIDEDDRYPGAHVHIDGEHGYISTIIGGRARVDFNHPLAGEDVEYEYEILEEVDDREQQAQGLIEMYLDEKLELWIETDEVEEEVPVEPDEDEDEDAEPEFETETVEKETLYIEATPQLSMNQQWMFSKQQIAQDVIDKIGVDRVIVQETIDGMGGMGMPGMMGGGMGGMGGGDIEDALEDADVDADEIVDELEGAVDEE from the coding sequence ATGACCGAGGATCAAGAGGCCGAGCTCGATGAGCAGGCCGATGACGTCGACGAAGAAAGCGAAGAAGAGACCGCCGAGGGACTCCAGAACGGAGACTTCGTCGAAATCGCCTACACCGCACGCACCGTCGAAGAGGGACAGCTCGTCGATACGACCGACCCGGAAGTCGCCGAAGAAGAAGGCGTCGACGACCAGGACCAGGAGTTCGAGCCGCGAACGATCGTCCTCGGTGAGGGCCACATCTTCGAAGGCGTCGAAGAAGCGATCACCGGCGGCGAAGCCGGTGACGAGGGGTCCGTGACGATTTCCGCCGAAGAGGCCTTCGGCGAGTACGATCCCGACGACGTCCAGACAGTAAGCGCCGACAAGATCGACGAGGACGACCGCTACCCTGGCGCGCACGTCCACATCGACGGCGAACACGGCTACATCAGCACGATCATCGGCGGCCGCGCTCGCGTCGACTTCAACCACCCGCTGGCCGGCGAGGACGTCGAGTACGAGTACGAAATCCTCGAAGAGGTCGACGACCGTGAACAGCAGGCCCAGGGTCTCATCGAGATGTACCTCGACGAAAAGCTCGAGCTCTGGATCGAGACGGACGAGGTCGAAGAGGAAGTCCCCGTCGAACCCGACGAAGACGAAGACGAGGACGCCGAACCGGAGTTCGAGACCGAGACGGTCGAGAAAGAGACGCTCTACATCGAAGCGACGCCACAGCTGTCGATGAACCAGCAGTGGATGTTCTCGAAACAGCAGATCGCACAGGACGTCATCGACAAGATCGGCGTCGACCGCGTCATCGTCCAAGAGACCATCGACGGCATGGGCGGCATGGGCATGCCTGGCATGATGGGCGGCGGCATGGGCGGTATGGGCGGCGGCGACATCGAGGACGCGCTCGAGGACGCCGACGTGGACGCTGACGAGATCGTCGACGAACTCGAAGGCGCAGTCGACGAAGAGTAG
- the cyaB gene encoding class IV adenylate cyclase: MYEVEVKVPADLERVRDRLTELEATSLGAVVQTDTYYDAPHRSFPETDEALRIRRERPVDEQDPEAVVTYKGPLVDDESKTREEIETGLEDGQAFDAVLRNLGFDPAATVRKRRERFELGDFEGYTITCDAVDGVGEYVEVETDATDDDLESAREGAFEVLERLGLEAEETVRTSYLGLLLED; encoded by the coding sequence ATGTACGAGGTCGAAGTGAAAGTCCCCGCCGATCTCGAGCGGGTTCGTGATCGATTGACCGAACTCGAGGCGACTTCGCTCGGGGCCGTCGTCCAGACGGACACGTACTACGACGCGCCACACCGGTCGTTCCCCGAAACCGACGAGGCGCTCCGGATTCGTCGGGAGCGCCCCGTCGACGAACAGGATCCCGAAGCCGTCGTGACGTACAAAGGCCCGCTCGTGGACGACGAGTCCAAGACCCGCGAGGAGATAGAAACGGGCCTCGAGGACGGACAAGCGTTCGACGCGGTGCTTCGAAACCTCGGGTTCGATCCCGCCGCGACCGTTCGCAAGCGACGCGAGCGCTTCGAACTCGGCGACTTCGAGGGCTACACGATCACCTGCGACGCCGTCGACGGCGTCGGCGAATACGTCGAAGTCGAGACCGACGCCACCGACGACGATCTCGAATCCGCACGCGAGGGGGCGTTCGAGGTGCTCGAGCGGCTCGGCCTCGAGGCGGAGGAAACGGTTCGCACGTCGTATCTGGGGCTGCTCCTCGAGGACTGA
- a CDS encoding methionine adenosyltransferase yields MSERNIRVEPIDRRAVEDQEVEIVERKGIGHPDSICDGIAEHVAGALAREYLERVGTVLHFNTDETQLVAGEAEPAFGGGEVVDPIYVLIVGRATKRYEGQTIPTETIALKAAREYIESEIPQLTYGEDIVVDVKLGEGSGDLQEVFGEDEVTVPMANDTSFGVGHAPLSETEQIVYNAERRLNGEFADDNPYLGPDVKIMGKREGDQIDVTVAAAMIDEYLPNMDAYVDAVDSVREFVAEIATEYTDRDVNVYVNTADDYDEGAIYLTVTGTSAEQGDDGSVGRGNRANGLISPNRSMSMEATSGKNPVNHIGKIYNLLSTDIAERVVEDVDGIRDLRVRLLSQIGRPIDQPHVADVHVVTDDGVVLSDVEDEIEAIVDDRLANVTEITRSVIDGELSTF; encoded by the coding sequence ATGAGCGAGCGGAACATCAGGGTCGAACCGATCGACCGTCGAGCAGTCGAGGATCAGGAAGTCGAAATCGTCGAGCGAAAGGGGATCGGTCACCCCGATTCGATCTGCGACGGCATCGCCGAGCACGTCGCCGGCGCGCTGGCGCGCGAATACCTCGAGCGCGTGGGAACGGTCTTGCACTTTAACACCGACGAGACCCAACTCGTGGCCGGCGAGGCCGAGCCGGCGTTCGGCGGCGGCGAAGTCGTCGATCCGATCTACGTCCTCATCGTCGGTCGAGCGACCAAACGCTACGAGGGCCAGACGATTCCGACCGAGACGATCGCGCTCAAAGCCGCACGGGAGTACATAGAGTCCGAAATTCCACAGCTCACCTACGGCGAGGACATCGTCGTCGACGTGAAACTGGGCGAGGGAAGCGGCGATCTACAGGAGGTCTTCGGCGAGGACGAAGTTACCGTTCCGATGGCAAACGACACCAGCTTCGGCGTCGGCCACGCGCCGCTCTCGGAGACCGAACAGATCGTCTACAATGCGGAGCGTCGGCTCAACGGGGAGTTCGCCGACGACAACCCGTATCTGGGCCCCGACGTGAAGATCATGGGCAAACGCGAGGGCGATCAGATCGACGTGACCGTCGCCGCGGCGATGATCGACGAGTACCTCCCGAACATGGACGCCTACGTCGACGCCGTCGACTCGGTCCGCGAGTTCGTCGCGGAGATCGCGACGGAGTACACGGACCGCGACGTGAACGTCTACGTCAACACCGCCGACGACTACGACGAGGGCGCGATCTACCTGACCGTGACGGGGACCTCCGCCGAACAGGGCGACGATGGCTCCGTCGGCCGGGGTAACCGCGCCAACGGTCTCATCTCGCCGAACCGCTCGATGTCGATGGAGGCGACCAGCGGAAAGAACCCGGTCAATCACATCGGCAAGATCTACAACCTGCTGTCGACCGACATCGCAGAGCGGGTCGTCGAGGACGTCGACGGGATCCGCGACCTGCGCGTGCGACTGCTCAGTCAGATCGGTCGACCGATCGATCAACCGCACGTCGCGGACGTTCACGTCGTCACCGACGACGGCGTCGTCCTCTCGGACGTCGAAGACGAGATCGAAGCGATCGTCGACGATCGACTCGCCAACGTCACCGAAATCACCCGCAGCGTCATCGACGGCGAGCTATCGACGTTTTGA
- a CDS encoding MFS transporter, whose product MSDSTPNPRAVVLAVVASTFFVGFGGGVIFPILPNLGEVLGISAVMVGVILSANRWTRLVANAPAGILVDRIGTRTPFIAGLAVEGVATFGYVVAILAPELPFVPDVPEFWFVLARVLWGIGSALVFATAYTITADVSETASRGTSMGIVRAGITFGFPAGMVLGGLVSELYSNAAAFVMAAAFAGLASVIAYFIVPETHVESYDRSVSPLDLELTLPAVTVGLVNFGLYFAYVGVLFSTLVIYLEAESLTLSVELFGSAIDYEEQGTSGLLMAVSVLSGSVFTISGGAISDSVGARVPVLVCFLLTNCLGFVVLTMAPSFWYVVAACGLIGAGQGGVGGPLTALLADLTPEDRMGRAMATNNVLGDVGGGLGPLIAVPIAQSVGFDFLYALSVFIPLCGAVVLVAGIYTHTGSLSPTVDESVV is encoded by the coding sequence GTGTCCGATTCGACTCCGAACCCTCGAGCGGTCGTGCTCGCCGTCGTCGCGAGCACCTTCTTCGTCGGGTTCGGGGGCGGCGTGATCTTCCCCATCCTGCCGAATCTCGGCGAAGTGCTGGGCATCTCGGCGGTGATGGTCGGCGTTATTCTCTCGGCGAATCGGTGGACGCGGTTGGTCGCGAACGCGCCGGCGGGCATCCTCGTCGACCGAATCGGGACGCGAACGCCCTTTATCGCCGGACTGGCGGTCGAGGGCGTCGCCACGTTCGGATACGTCGTCGCTATCCTCGCCCCGGAGCTTCCGTTCGTGCCCGACGTTCCCGAGTTCTGGTTCGTTCTCGCGCGGGTCCTGTGGGGAATCGGGAGCGCGCTCGTGTTCGCGACGGCGTATACGATTACGGCGGACGTCAGCGAAACCGCTTCGCGCGGCACCAGCATGGGTATCGTCCGAGCCGGCATCACCTTCGGATTCCCGGCGGGGATGGTACTGGGCGGGCTCGTCAGCGAACTGTACAGCAACGCGGCGGCGTTCGTGATGGCCGCGGCGTTCGCGGGACTGGCGAGCGTCATCGCCTACTTCATCGTCCCGGAAACGCACGTCGAATCCTACGATAGATCGGTTTCGCCGTTAGACCTCGAGTTGACGCTCCCGGCTGTCACCGTCGGGCTGGTCAACTTCGGGCTCTACTTCGCGTACGTGGGCGTGCTCTTCTCGACCCTCGTCATCTACCTCGAGGCCGAGTCATTGACTCTCTCGGTCGAACTGTTCGGGTCAGCCATCGACTACGAGGAGCAGGGTACCTCCGGACTACTGATGGCCGTCTCGGTCCTCTCCGGATCGGTGTTCACGATTTCCGGCGGTGCCATCAGCGACAGCGTCGGCGCCCGCGTTCCCGTTCTCGTCTGCTTTCTGCTGACGAACTGTCTCGGTTTCGTCGTCCTGACGATGGCGCCCTCGTTCTGGTACGTCGTCGCGGCCTGTGGCCTCATCGGCGCGGGTCAAGGCGGGGTCGGTGGCCCGCTGACGGCGCTGCTGGCCGATCTCACGCCCGAAGACAGGATGGGGCGCGCGATGGCCACGAACAACGTCCTCGGCGACGTCGGCGGCGGACTCGGTCCGCTTATCGCGGTCCCGATCGCACAATCCGTCGGGTTCGACTTCCTGTACGCGCTCAGCGTTTTCATCCCGCTCTGTGGCGCGGTCGTTCTCGTCGCGGGGATCTACACGCACACGGGAAGCCTCAGTCCGACGGTCGACGAGTCGGTCGTCTGA
- a CDS encoding tRNA sulfurtransferase has product MHPPGADTVLVRHGDVNTKSTTVKRYMLRILVENLEAALEDRSVSGAVDRRWHRPLIATDEGDVEAAVEAAASTFGVVSASAAVTLEPDREAIYDVLDETARRHYTGGSFALEVNRADKQLPYTSEDVAREGGTVVWEAVEDEFEPEVDLEDPDLTFGVEIREEEAFVYLDSVSGPGGLPLGSQEPMVALVSGGIDSPVAAYEMMKRGSPIVPVYVDLGEYGGIDHEARAMETVRVLSQYAPNFDLRVYRVPGGEAVATLVEEMETGRMLSLRRFFYRAAERIAEQTGASGIVTGEAIGQKSSQTAQNLGVTSRVTDLPIHRPLLTRDKQEIVALAREIGTYSDSTIDAGCNRVAPDRAETNAQLERLLAVEPDGLLERATAAADDADLVEP; this is encoded by the coding sequence ATGCACCCGCCAGGAGCCGACACCGTCCTCGTTCGCCACGGGGACGTAAACACCAAAAGCACGACCGTCAAGCGGTACATGCTTCGGATTCTCGTCGAGAACCTCGAGGCCGCGCTCGAGGATCGATCGGTCTCCGGCGCGGTCGATCGGCGCTGGCACCGGCCGTTGATCGCAACCGACGAGGGGGACGTCGAAGCCGCCGTCGAAGCCGCCGCGTCGACGTTCGGCGTGGTCTCCGCCAGCGCCGCCGTCACCCTCGAGCCGGATCGTGAGGCGATCTACGACGTGCTGGACGAAACGGCGCGTCGCCACTACACCGGCGGCTCGTTCGCTCTCGAAGTCAACCGCGCGGACAAACAGCTTCCCTACACCAGCGAGGACGTCGCTCGAGAGGGCGGCACGGTCGTCTGGGAGGCCGTCGAAGACGAGTTCGAACCGGAAGTCGACCTCGAGGATCCGGACCTCACGTTCGGCGTCGAAATCCGCGAGGAGGAGGCGTTCGTCTACCTCGATTCGGTCTCCGGGCCGGGCGGACTGCCACTCGGCTCCCAAGAACCGATGGTCGCGCTGGTAAGCGGCGGCATCGACTCGCCCGTCGCCGCCTACGAGATGATGAAACGGGGATCGCCGATCGTCCCGGTCTACGTCGATCTGGGCGAGTACGGCGGGATCGACCACGAGGCGCGAGCGATGGAAACCGTTCGCGTGCTCTCTCAGTACGCGCCGAACTTCGACCTGCGCGTCTATCGCGTCCCCGGCGGCGAGGCGGTGGCGACGCTCGTCGAGGAGATGGAGACGGGACGGATGCTATCCCTACGGCGGTTTTTCTATCGGGCCGCCGAACGAATCGCAGAGCAGACCGGCGCGAGCGGGATCGTGACCGGCGAAGCGATCGGACAGAAGTCGAGCCAGACTGCACAGAACCTCGGCGTCACCAGTCGCGTCACCGACCTGCCGATCCACCGTCCGCTTCTCACGCGGGACAAACAGGAGATCGTCGCGCTGGCCCGCGAGATCGGCACCTACTCGGATTCGACCATCGACGCGGGCTGTAACCGAGTCGCGCCCGATCGAGCCGAAACCAACGCGCAACTCGAGCGCCTTCTGGCGGTCGAACCTGATGGCCTGCTCGAGCGAGCGACGGCGGCGGCCGACGACGCGGATCTGGTCGAACCGTGA
- a CDS encoding DUF354 domain-containing protein, which produces MRVLVFTNTPAHVHTYRNAIDRLVDRGHDVLVLAREYGCTTDLLDFFGITYGVYGSHEATAYSRLEFARELTGQLADIALEARRFEPDVLFGRGPYAAFSGLVTSTPTVLLLDDEPGDFNHTVSRPFADAIITPHATRRDLGPAHYTFDGFKECAYLHPAVYEPIPDIRDRLGVDDDERYAIVRFNAFDALHDVGAAGFSLTQRRDLLEALSEEATVFVSDEAGTMDFRNLPAREYDLHPALLHDAIREAHLLVADTGTIVTEAGLLGTPAIRYGGTEDREFGEFAALADVGLLEECDRYERVRGRALEVLRDGNARARHRERRDAYVSGLVDLTELIVDVAEARGDVEHVLASPRAEAQRPRATTQ; this is translated from the coding sequence ATGCGGGTTCTCGTCTTCACGAATACGCCGGCACACGTCCACACGTACAGAAACGCTATCGATCGGCTCGTCGACCGAGGGCACGACGTGCTCGTATTGGCCCGCGAGTATGGATGCACAACCGACCTTCTGGATTTTTTTGGTATCACGTACGGAGTGTACGGCAGTCACGAAGCAACCGCATACTCCCGACTCGAGTTCGCGCGCGAACTCACCGGTCAACTTGCAGACATTGCACTCGAGGCCCGACGGTTCGAGCCCGACGTCCTCTTCGGTCGCGGACCCTACGCCGCGTTTTCGGGGCTCGTCACTTCGACTCCTACCGTCCTGTTGCTCGACGACGAACCGGGCGACTTCAACCACACCGTCTCCCGGCCGTTCGCCGACGCGATCATCACCCCCCACGCGACGCGACGAGATCTCGGACCGGCTCACTACACCTTCGACGGGTTCAAAGAGTGTGCGTACCTGCATCCGGCGGTCTACGAGCCGATACCGGACATTCGCGACCGCCTGGGCGTCGACGACGACGAGCGGTACGCGATCGTCCGGTTCAACGCCTTCGACGCGCTTCACGACGTCGGCGCGGCGGGCTTTTCGCTGACACAGCGCCGGGATCTCCTCGAGGCGCTCTCGGAGGAGGCGACCGTCTTCGTCTCCGACGAAGCCGGGACGATGGACTTTCGAAACCTCCCGGCGCGCGAGTACGACCTCCATCCGGCGCTGCTCCACGACGCGATCCGCGAGGCACACCTGCTGGTCGCGGACACGGGAACGATCGTCACCGAGGCGGGATTGCTCGGAACGCCGGCGATCCGCTACGGCGGCACCGAAGACCGCGAGTTCGGCGAGTTCGCCGCGCTCGCGGACGTCGGCCTGCTCGAGGAGTGCGATCGCTACGAGCGAGTCAGAGGCCGCGCACTCGAGGTGCTCCGGGACGGGAACGCGCGCGCCCGACATCGCGAGCGACGCGACGCCTACGTGAGCGGGCTCGTCGATCTCACGGAACTGATCGTCGACGTTGCGGAGGCCCGCGGCGACGTCGAGCACGTCCTCGCGAGTCCGCGCGCCGAAGCGCAGAGACCGCGGGCGACGACCCAGTGA
- a CDS encoding DUF5804 family protein, producing MTRVCLIGEDGVNLQYELLSRETSREALATYDLERPFENALAVRTVSVGAAVSLLNDLQWYLTRFVEECLVQEPSIDDEEWLSRGLAEQLRNGDVDPEETGEFCKVYGLERPDTSEEEDTARGPGSGSPDDEADEDGSGHPGSAAPELESTDESADESTEEPSERSSDRGVATAFGPQRLVEPLYVRRTDGDLPEYDLRDVEETLVVRLTEAEFTQ from the coding sequence GTGACCCGCGTCTGTCTCATCGGGGAAGACGGTGTGAACCTCCAGTACGAACTGCTCTCTCGAGAGACGTCCAGGGAAGCGCTGGCGACGTACGATCTCGAGCGCCCGTTCGAGAACGCACTCGCCGTCCGAACCGTCAGCGTCGGCGCAGCCGTCTCGTTGCTCAACGACCTGCAGTGGTACCTCACTCGGTTCGTCGAGGAGTGTCTCGTACAGGAACCGAGCATCGACGACGAGGAGTGGCTCTCGCGCGGGTTAGCTGAACAGCTCCGAAACGGCGACGTCGACCCCGAAGAGACCGGCGAGTTTTGCAAAGTCTACGGGCTCGAACGGCCCGATACTTCCGAAGAGGAGGACACGGCGCGAGGCCCGGGCTCCGGTTCGCCCGACGACGAGGCTGACGAGGACGGGTCCGGTCACCCTGGCTCGGCTGCTCCCGAACTCGAGTCGACTGACGAGTCAGCCGACGAATCAACCGAGGAACCGAGCGAACGGTCGTCGGATCGTGGCGTCGCGACTGCGTTCGGCCCGCAACGGCTGGTCGAACCGCTGTACGTTCGCCGAACCGACGGCGACCTGCCCGAATACGACCTCCGGGACGTCGAGGAGACCCTCGTCGTCCGACTCACCGAAGCGGAGTTCACCCAATGA
- a CDS encoding alpha/beta fold hydrolase, with amino-acid sequence MTGGTGVVTIRSDGEDGRSKTRLSYRRAGTGGDPVVLLHGGGVDDATLSWKHAIDALADDYRVYAPDWPGYGDSVVTGGNGAPIGEQTIESYVSVLEGFLDETGLADEPVTLVGISMGGAAALGYALEHAETVAKLALVDSYGLGKRIPGGQFFKGTAHVPGANSLGWLATGLSAETARFALDAVVADAGALEPAFVDAFRARASEPGAGTAFEAFQRAEITAEGDARTDFTDDLESLSVPTLLVHGVDDPLFPVRWSKRAHELLPDSRLELLENCGHWVPRERPAEFGECLQDFLENGTTAEKGSDAENGTSA; translated from the coding sequence ATGACGGGCGGTACCGGCGTCGTGACGATTCGGTCGGACGGGGAAGACGGCCGATCGAAGACTCGTCTCAGCTACCGCCGCGCCGGGACCGGCGGCGACCCCGTCGTCTTGCTCCACGGCGGCGGCGTCGACGACGCGACGCTCTCGTGGAAACACGCCATCGACGCTCTCGCCGACGACTACCGAGTCTACGCGCCGGACTGGCCGGGGTACGGCGACAGCGTCGTTACCGGCGGGAACGGCGCCCCCATCGGCGAACAGACGATCGAGAGCTACGTCTCCGTCCTCGAGGGGTTTCTCGACGAAACCGGCCTCGCGGACGAGCCGGTTACCCTCGTCGGCATCTCGATGGGCGGCGCCGCGGCGCTCGGGTACGCACTCGAGCACGCAGAAACCGTCGCCAAACTCGCGCTCGTCGATAGTTACGGCCTCGGAAAACGGATTCCGGGCGGACAGTTTTTCAAGGGGACGGCGCACGTTCCCGGCGCGAACTCGCTCGGATGGCTCGCGACGGGACTCTCCGCGGAGACCGCGAGATTCGCGCTGGACGCCGTCGTCGCCGACGCCGGCGCGCTCGAGCCAGCGTTCGTCGACGCGTTTCGTGCTCGAGCGAGCGAACCCGGTGCCGGGACCGCCTTCGAGGCGTTCCAACGCGCGGAGATAACCGCCGAGGGCGACGCCCGGACGGACTTTACGGACGACCTCGAGTCGCTATCGGTGCCGACGCTACTCGTCCACGGCGTCGACGATCCGCTCTTTCCCGTCCGCTGGTCGAAGCGGGCTCACGAACTGCTCCCCGACTCGCGACTCGAACTCCTCGAGAACTGCGGGCACTGGGTTCCACGCGAGCGACCCGCCGAGTTCGGAGAGTGCCTACAGGACTTTCTCGAGAACGGTACTACCGCCGAGAAAGGATCCGACGCCGAGAACGGCACCAGCGCCTGA